The Phragmites australis chromosome 1, lpPhrAust1.1, whole genome shotgun sequence genomic interval CTGAGGAGAAGAGGAGCTCGATCAGCTCGCTAGCTTTTGGTTTTGGAGGGGATAGAGGCCGAGGGGGACAACAGGGACGGGAGACGGGACCATTACGGCCGGCAGCACATTCCGCAGGAAAAAATCTGGTGAGATCTTCAGATCACCATCAGCCAAGGAAGCTCCTCCGGAATAGTCCTCCCCACCGGGCATATGCCGTTTCGGATCCGTTTATCGACGCCGGTTTCGCCGTGTATATATATGCCGGGGTCAAGCCGGAGATCGGtgtgctcgtcggcgacggcgaCTCGGCGAGCATGATAGAGAGAATCAGTCGAGTGGCGATCCGAGAGGTTCCCGATCCGGCTGTGAATTACGGGGCTGTTCACCTTTGGCACTAAGGCAAGTAGAGAAATCATCGTGCAAGTAAGCATGGCATAGCAGGAACTGACGCTAAAATCAGTTCATGTTTCTGGCTGTGGCTTAGCTAGCAGTGCATGGTTTCAGACTTCGGCATGCGTGCCAAAGGAGAATTGCCCTGCGATTCGCCTGCGCGGAATCCGTTTTAACTGGTGCCTTCTGATATCTGCGGGAATTAGATCTTCATGCATGGAGGTAAGCACACATGCGATCCTGACGGTAGGCTGCAATATTTCTGTACTGCTGCTGATCTTGCATGTGCAAGCAAGCTCTTAGGACTCAGGACACATTCCTGCTGCTTCCGATTGATCTGCACACGTTTGCCACTGAAATCGAGCTAATTGTCGCAACTTTCTTGCATTTTGTTTGTGTCACGCGGATGCATTCGAATTCGAAGGCATTCAACAATCGATGGTGCTACTGTGGGCCTGTATGGCGGAGCTGAAGATATGAACAGTTTAAGAATTTTTGGTtaagatattttattattattttatattaaaaatagatatttaaattattattttattttataaatttcaaaTCTTACATAGAGCTTGAAGCTGAAAGGACTACCATACAGGGTCTAAATGTGCTGCTGCTGTATGCATTCAGCGTTTACTCGTGATTGTTAAACCCATCGTGCCCACGAGACGCCATGCATTATTTTCTTTCGGCGTACCATTCGCTCGACGACTCCTTTCTGAAGAAGCAACCGCATTGCATGTCACGATCCCGGCCGCTCAGTCAAAGCCATCGTCCGATCAAGTGGCGCGCTAGAAGTCGCCGACACTGCCGCAGAGAGTCGACCGTCGGAACAAGGCCAACGCGAGCAAAAGCTCAGGCAACGGCTCACACTTCACACCATGAGGTGGTGTAGGTCCCTCCAGGACggcaatgaagtacttgcaggtaaTTCTATCAGACCGCCGCGAACCAGCAATCCTTTCTCAACTTACGTCCGAGGACGAGGCCAAGTCGCTGAAACAAATTGAGCTTTTTTCTACGGTCATGAAGAGTTCAATGTTATCCATTCGCGCGTCACGACGAAGGAAACGTTTGATTGaaaccatgtttttttttctctgcatGTGTCTCTGCTGATTCCCAAGCTTACAATGAAAACAAAGTGCTTCAACCAAACCATTCAAAAAAGATATATCGTTTTTATTTAACACCAGCCCCCTTACACGGGACCTTCATTGGAGGTTTTAATGAAGAGTGCGGGACGAAGCTTGAACCCCCGCCGGCTCGGCCTCAACTTTGAGTGTTGCCACTGAACTCCATACTCTCGCAAGATGTATCCTTCTCAATTccctcaaccccccccccccccccccctccgaatTGTAGCTCTGCAATCGTAATGCCTCAAATTTTTCTACGTGCTAATAATGTATGAGTATACGAAGCAATCaaaagaaaggggaaaaaaCTTAGTGACAAAGGGGAAGAGAGCAAGAAACCAAAAGTAGATAGATCAAGAGGAGCTCTACATGAGTTTATGTGCTTTTTATCGGAATCCGGCCCCACATGTCAGGACTGGCCAGGGCGCATCATGACATGGCGGTGCCCTCCGCCGGCTGCTCGACTTTcatcccgccagccatcgccaGCCCGTCGCCGGCGTGCCGCCGGAATACCATGGCGCACTCGGGCAGCTCGCCGAGCCCCGCGAACATGGCGTCCTCCTCGCTCCCTTCCCCGCTGAACAGCACACCGACGTCGCCGAACTCGTCGGGGAGGGGCGCGGGCGCGCCGAGTGTGGCGCCGAAGAACATCGAGCCGAACAGCATCTCATCCGTCACCTTGACGTCGGATGGCGACGCCGACGAGGTGATGGACACGCCGTCGTACAGCCAGCGGAAGTCGTCGTGCACCTCGACGATCGCCGCGCCGGCGCAGGTGACGGCGACGTTGTGGCTGCCGGCGGACACGCACTCCACCGGATCAGGCGGGACCGGCTGGGCCTTGGGCGTCCGGGCCTGGAGGTTCTGCGCCCTCGTCCCCACGCTGGAGTGGTTGTGCTCGAAGGAATAGGTGACGATCACTTTGTCCGGTTCGGCCCGGCTCCGCTCCACCTGCTTCCTCGCCGGGCACCCCTTGGAGCTGCTGCACCTGTAGTAAGCCCTGTTCCCATGCCCAAGCACGGTCCTGATCAGCCAAAGTGCTGCATGCACGAGAGACGAGACCATGTAACCATGGGTGCGTGCTTGTAGTGTTGCTTACCTCGGGAAAGGCGAGCCCTTGATGGGCTTCTGGCCGTACTTCCGCCACGCCCACTCGTCCGTCGGCATGTTGCCCTCGCCGACGCCCTTGGGCCGCGGGCCGCTCATGTCGGCCAGCGGCACGGTCACCACCCGTTTATGCTCCGATCGCCTCCTCCCTCTGGAAGCAGGCGACGTCGACGGAGCCACCGCCGGTGACACCGGCGACCCCGCGCAATCACCCGAAACGCCACCAGCAGCCCCAACCTTGCCCTCGCCGCCGGACATCGGCGAAGACACCGCCGCCCCGTCGCCCCACTCTCCGTCCATATCTACAGCCCAGAGTTGGCGTGATCGATCGGGGATGGAAGCGACAGGTTGGCTGGATCAGTTTCTTGGCTCGATGTCACCAGCTAGCTGCGACGAACCATATACGAACGCATCCACGGGATATAAAGAAACGGTGGCGAGGTGTGGCAGCCTACTAAACTAACACGAGGTCGTCGTCGTAGTGACGCTGTAGCGCTCGTTGAGTTCGTGCGGTGTGATAGGCGGGGAGGACGTGGGGTTGTGGGCGCGCACGCTGGCTTCCAGACGGGCGTTCGGGCTTAAACAGAAGGAGAGACAGGCTTGCCTTGAGAACACGAGCGTGCGACGGCGACGTCTCCCCAACTATCTCATGCCCGTATCATCTCTTCTCTCGTCTATCAGCagttgcttcctcttcttcctctgatCGGGAAGTAGACGAGTAGTAGCACTCTAGTATATTAGCATGCATGCGCGTAATGCATTGGAGTGGTTGGCGCGGAGTAGCGAGCAGAGGTGCCTTGTCAATTTCGGAAGAAGAAATCGGTTTCAGTGCCGGTAATTGAGACGTGCATGTTAGCTACTTATGTCGGAGTCGAAACTCTGTTTAGGAAGGAGAGATGACCTGAGATTTTCTCTTTTCTGTCCATAAAAAGATAATAGAGGCACTGGGGAATGTCAGCTAGTACTGCAGCGCCACGCTAAGAGACAGGAGCAAGATCGTGGTAATTCCGGACCGGACCAGTCGTTTTCCATTGCTTGGAGGAAAAACCACTTGCTACTTGTATGTCGTCAGAGCTTTAACAGGCTGGTTGCTTCTACATTTACATATTGTAGAAGGTCAAATCTTTGGATGTTGAAATTAAGCTGAAGGCTAATTCCAGGACGTCGTGTTCATATATATTCCTAAGCAGTTTCATGTTTGACAGCTCTAGATATTTAGAGCACTACCACACGAAGCTAGCTACAAAAAAGCAGAAAGTGCATTGATTGTACATGATGCAATTATCCTGTAGCTAATCTGTTCGTTCAGTTATGGCATCACAATCCTTCTCGGTTGCTGAGTTTCTTTATTCCTCGGATGTTCTGATCGATCCTGACCTGTTCAACCGTGGCCTCAATCATGAGGTGGCAGTGGCATCGCACTGCAGCTCACGCGGCGCCTCTGCTCCCATATAAAACTCCATCCCGTTTGACAAAAGCCAAACAGCCGAATTATCTGGGGAAGAGATGGTGTGCTACTTCATGCCCTGCCAGAGCCTGGATGGGAACGCGGGAACAGCTGTTTTGCTGGCAGTAGAAAAGGAAACCGAGAATGATTCTCACGTACCAGCAGGCCGATCAGATGACTGCTCCCTGCATTTCTGCTAATAGTTTACGCGATAACGTCAGCACGATCTGTGGCCATTTTGCTTCTTCTATCCATGCACTCTCAACTGCTCAAGACGGACGGCGATGTCATGGGACAATGGGTCTTCTGAGTTCTGACTAGGCCTCAAGTCTGGACTGTTGCGTTGCACTTACCTTGTTCTAGATAGGTTATGCAACCATGAGCAGTAGTAGATCTCGAATTAGCGCACAAGATTGAAGCCTCAGACACTGAAACTCGAAAGTATACAAGACAAGGGTGAGACACGTTGATGAAACAAAATTCGATCGACCCATACTCTCACATCTGCGGTCTACTAGCAAATGCACATATGTTTTACACACACAAAGTCAATTTAGATATAGCAATATGAAGAAGTAAAATAATATAGTATATAATAACAGAGAGATTTGTATACACGAAATTCACAATATAATCATATAATTTTAGGAGGTAGAAGAATGTTGAGGACCTATATAGGAGGTGGATGGGACCGTATCGCCTAGAAATGGACATTCATAACAACGTTGTGAAGAGAATCAGATTGTGACTGATTTATGAggggataaaaaaaattctcgtaTAGTACATTGGTGCAAAAATAGTGTGACGCAGGCGACCTCTCTGGTAGATAACGGTAGAGGCGATgtgcgggcggcggcgcgcccTCTCCAGAAAATCGGCATTGTAGGCGCACCCTCTGGAGAAAACAGATGTTGTAGATAAAGTACGGGAGACGACGCACCATCTAAAAAAACCTTATGGTgaatatatagaagataaatattggatatctatgcatggaagataaataataggagattaaatatatttttggaatgagAAACAAGACCAACTTTGCATGGTGAGCATTTGATCAATTTAGATGGACGGTGGAGATTGATCAGATATACAATAACTCGTATATTTTTATAAGAGTATAGATGTATATGATATGATCATGAGATTCAGGAAGTATGCAGCGACTAGCCAACACACAATAGTTcgtggattttttattttttaaatcaaaaaattgcgaatattattttatagaagtataaagttgtaaaatttcaaaactgatgcatatatttgcattttttaatttaaaaaaaatataaaaataaaaatgtttgTAGTGTTTTTAGAAAACCGGGTTGCATTTCTGACATATATTGAGAGTATTGCGTTGCAGTCCTTACAAATACCTCTatgaggaaaacaaaaatcacaccTTGGTCCTTGCAACGATCTCCCAATCGTGGAGTACACGTCAAGTTTGTAGCTTGAAGCTGAGATCCATCTCAATGAAGAAGTTTTGAAGTTTTTCATTACCCATCGATCAACACATCAGACTCGATATGCTCTTGAAATGTTGAACACCCAGACACTTCTTGACGGCCATCGGCCATCTCATCGCCGAAAGACATAGGATCTGGTGCCCCAAGCACCACGATGACCTTGAATCGTCGATCGACTAAACAATCCAAAAGGACAGCATCTTCACCCTCAGCTGAAAAAATAGAGTGCCAAACTATAGTTTAGACGCCACCAAACTGAGAACCGACGACTCAAAGAAAACGACTAGCAGAACCGGAGATGAAAAACATCCCACCCAAACAAACATGCTCgcacatatacacacacatactaACCTAACAGCTAAGCTACGAGAAAAACACTACAAACCACTTGCGGGCCGAGCCACCCTCCGACGCCGGGAGACCGTCGAAGGTGAGGGGGCCGGCCGAATCCACGGCGAGAACCTCCGCTCCCAGTCGCCTCGCCCCACTGGAACAATCGCGAGTGGGCAGGAGGATGAGTAAATTTTGTCCGGCCCAGTTATTGGCCGGCGCGGCGCTCAGCCCGGGAAATAGTAAGCAGCCCATTCAGCGCGGGCCGTGGGTAGAAGGCCTTTTGTGAACGTCTGTGTTCCTCGAAGAGCCGTTGCTTCTTAGAACCCGAGAGGCCGTCTGGTGGGCCCGAATGGAGCCCACAAAGAGCCCACACTGACAGGCGGGCCCACTCGCGGGGACACTGACCCCTGGAGCATTCGGAGCCTCTCGACATTATATTGGAGCATCCCCTCCTCAAGCTCCGTATCCACCAAAGCGGCCACACTCTGTCGCACGCCTCGAGCACTCCCCACTctcacgccgccgccgcggcgcgaaGATGAAGGCCATCGGGAGCGGCGGCGACTGGTGGTGGAACCTCCCGTCTCTCCGCCGCAAGTCTGACTCCCGTCGCCGCGGCAGACGCAGCACTGAcccccgcggccgccgccgcggtccCCCGCGGGAGCCgctctcgtcgtcgtcgtccgagTCCATCGGCCAGAGCCGCGGCTGGCACATCGGGTTCCCCTTCAGGCAGGCGGCCACTGCAGCCTCTCTCACCTTCACCGGCGACACCATCGCGCAAGTCCGCCGCCGCATCGTCGACCGCCGAACCCGCGGTGCCGGATCCGAGAGCAAGGTCACCCCCTTTATCCTGCATCTCAGTTATGTCCTGAATCCTTAACGGATTTGGAAGCTAAGGACGGGCTTGCGATTCGTAGTGTTGTGAATAGAAAGCATGAACGCAACTTAAATTCCTATCGATTTGTGTTTTGGATGACTGTATCTTAAGGACCGAGACCAGAACAGATGCCACCTCAACTTAGTTCTTCTTCAATATTTTGTCTTGCACTAAATGCAGATTAAATTGtaatgctcaagtatgtaccaTGTGCAGTGCAAGTGTGATCCTGCACTACCGTGGCAAATTTTTAGCTAGTACATATAGTGCGCTGGCATTATGCTTTTTTCGAGAACGCTGCGCTGGTATTATGTAATATTGAACATTTTAGTGACTCCTCCCATAGCACAGCACATTATGAATTCTTATATCTGTTGAGGTGTCTCATTTCAGGGACTGATACCAGACATACTGTTGAACCACGATTGGCTTCGTGCACTTCGTATGGCTTCCTATGGATTTCTTCTTTATGGTCCAGGTTCATATGCATGGTATCAATTCCTTGATCGGTGTATGCCCAAACAGACATTTGCAAATTTGTCCGCTAAGGTATGCTTTGCATCCTCTATTGTAACCTAATGTGTTGGGCTACTTAAGCATTTACACACAAATATCGTTTTCTTATAACTATTGTCATTTCAGGTCATACTGAACCAGATCGTGCTTGGTCCTTGTGTTATTGCTGTAATTTTTGCTTGGAACAACTTATGGTTAGGGAAACTGTCAGAACTGCCATCTAAATATCAGAATGATGCCCTTCCTACACTTCTATATGGTAATCCTTCTGCCTGAATGTATTATCTTTAAGTTTCTTGAACAGAAATAAGTGATATTATGGTATGCTTCACTTTGTTAATATCGCAGGGTTTAAGTTTTGGATTCCTGTATCGATTGTCAACTTTGGGTATGGACACATCTTCTCATTTTAATATTTAGCTCAGATATTTCTAGTACAATTAAGGCTAGACTATATGGCTATTTAATCGTTACTTAGTCCACTAGAGCATTGCAGCTGGTTCTTATGCTAGTTTTTTATACGTGCACCAGGATGATTCCTTTGTCTGCTCGTGTTGCCTTCATGTCCTCTTGTTCCATTTTTTGGAACTTTTATCTATCGACTACTATGAGCAAATGAAACCCCCAGTTCATCAGGTTGGTTTTGATGCAACTCAATCTTGAACCTATAAACTTCTGTTGCTGGGCTTACAAAGGTTTTCAACTTTTGATCAACTGGCTGATAATACTTGCATTTGCTGTCATCACCTGAACTAACTTCTTCCGGTCACCTGACACCGGAGTATTTCATGCAGAGTTGCTTACCTATCTGGAACTTCACGCTGAACAATCTGACATGATGTATGATAATATACGAGCCTCGGGTTATTGGTTAGATTCATTCAACGGCAACAGCAGAGGATCTGAAGGAGTTAGTTGCAGCAGGCATAACTGTTCACCGTAAGGTCTCCCCTCTTGGACAGTTCTGGTGGTGTTATTTTGAGCCTTGAGGCCTTATTCAAGATGTTGCATGATCATAAGATCAATGGGGACGTGCAATTTTGTCTAATTATGCATGGAACATCTGGCTCCAATTTGACTTTAAATGGCATTGAGTTTGTTATTTAGGATGTGTTGAAGCAACTTTACTTCTATAACAATGGCATATTGATATATATCTTTGAATAGAAATGAGGTGTATAAGTTATGTTGTCAAGAGGAATATGAATTCTGTTGCTGGATGTGTTAATTTGAATGTCTAATTAGAGGAAAAAAATAGTTCATATCATTTGTTTTGATCCTCCAAAGGTCCTCTTTAGATTCCTTCATGTGGGATCAATTTCACCCCCAAAAAAAAGTACTGTTGAGGCCTTGAGGGTCATCAGCACTTTTGAGCGTGTGATGTTTGAGAAATCTGGGGTCGCGGCCTAAGCTTGGAGCCGTGGGCCTGGAAGCTGAGGCCATTTAGAACACAATCGCAAGATGGGCTGTCCCGCTGGAGTCACCTCACGTGGACACGGAGAAGCACAATGGGCTAGGCCCTAGTTATTGGGGTTATACTTTACACGACCCTAAAGCTGGTACTGTACATCCGCCAGGGTCAATCCCTCAATGCCCGTGggaattttcttttcctttttcaatctattatcttaatatttgagtgAAAAAAGCCTTCACGTTCGCTCTTGAGATTAtgaaattaccacgttaataaaaaaaagaacctatactacttatcgttatgaacatctaacaaTCTAAATTTATCCAAAAAATCCATATCGAATTAGCAGTTCGAATGTTCGATCTGACTACCTTTTTGGACGGTAAGCACATGTAACCGAATTGGATCTGACTATAAGTAAGGTTAAGCCCTGTGTAAGTGATGAGATGAATAATGTGCTCTTGGCTCCCTATACCAGGGAGGAGGTCAAGAAGGTGATGTTTAATATTGGGGATTTGAAGGCGTCAGGGCCTGACGGGCTGCATGTGGATTTTTACAAACGCTTCTGGCATATCCTTGGAGAGTATCTCGTTGATGAAGTGTTGCAAGCGATGAACTCAGGGGTAATACCAGAGGGTTGGAATAATACTATGATTGTGTTAATCCCAAAGGTAGATTCTCCAGAGGTAATGAGTCGGTTCCGCCCGATCAGTCTCTGTAATGTGGTATACAAGGTAATCTCTTAGGTGCTAGCTCAACGTCTAAAGACTATCTTGCCAGAATTAATTTCTCCTACGCAGAGTGCTTTTGTCCCTGGGCGAATGATCACGGATAATGTATTGGTCGCATATGAGAGCTATCACACCATCAAGAAGAAAAGGGTGGGTAAATATGGCTCATGTGCTGTAAAACTTGATATGCATAAGGCATATGACAAGGTGGAGTGGAGTTTCTTAAGGAAGATTTTGATGCAATTGGGATTTCATGGTACTTGGGTGGATCTCGTTATAACATGCGTCTCGACTGTCAAATATTAGGTGCAATTGAATTCCTTTCAATCTGAATGTATCACACCTTCCCGGGGGTTGCGCCAGGGAGACCCCTATCCCCTTATCTCCTTCTACTTTGTGCGTAAGGTCTAACAAGTTTATTGAAGAATGAGGAGGATGTAGGACATCTAATGGGTCTTAAAGTCTGCAAAACAACTCCGACAGTGTCTCACCTCTTGTTTGCAGACGATTCCTTAATTCTTATGAAGGTGGATTTACAGAATGCTACTAGCTTGCGCCGAGCTCTTGACCTTTATTGTGCGGCTTTGGGTCAGTTGGTAAGCGAAGCCAAGTCTagtactccctctggttgcaaatgtagttcgttttagcctcctcaactattatctaaatataagtcattctcgaacttctatgtatttttttctcttttgtttccgtcttgcccttatttaataaatgctatcactctcataaatgaatgagttatattttctaatgcagaataaatgaagggtaacaagatcatttgatctactttcttaatccttgtgcataagtctaaaacaacctacacttacaatcggagggagtatctTTTTTAGCACGTGCATGGCGGTGGAGACAAGAGTGGAGGTTTGTACGGCTCTTAATATTATGACTGAAGCAATTACAGATAAGTATCTTGGTCTACCACCTTTGGTGGGTGTAGACAGGATGGACTACTTTCAGCATCTCAGGGATAGAGTGTGCAACCGTTTGAGTGGATGGAAGGAAAAGAAGCTTTCTTATGGTGGAAAAGAGGTGCTACTGAAAGCAGTAGCTCAGGCAATACCGGCTTATGTTATGTCAGTCTTCAAGCTCCCCAAACAAGTATGCAAAGGGATCACAGATGCTATGTCCCAGTACTGGTGGGGAGATGATGAACAACAAAAGCATATGTACTAGTTTTCTTGGTGGAAGATGTGTATACCAAAAAAGCATGGTGCCATGGGTTTCGGAGATTTGCATTACTTCAATCTTGCTATGCTAGCACGACAGTGTTGGTGACTCTTGTGTGAACCTGACTCCCTTTGTGCTTCGGTGCTTTGAGCTAAATACTTCCCCTCAGGTGATCTACTGAATGCTGagttaaaaaaaaggaagcttGTATACGTGGCAAAGCCTATGGGCGGGAATCCAAACTTTCAAAAAAGGGTACATCTGGAGAGTGGGAGATGGTCCTCAAATTAATATTTGGGATGATCCTTGGATCCCTAATAGCCCTACGAGGAAAATATTTACTAGAAGAGGAGCCATTGTTTTAACAAAAGTTTGAGCTTATGGATGAGGAGACAGGTGCTTGGGACGAAGAACTTGTCA includes:
- the LOC133919799 gene encoding uncharacterized protein LOC133919799, which produces MKAIGSGGDWWWNLPSLRRKSDSRRRGRRSTDPRGRRRGPPREPLSSSSSESIGQSRGWHIGFPFRQAATAASLTFTGDTIAQVRRRIVDRRTRGAGSESKGLIPDILLNHDWLRALRMASYGFLLYGPGSYAWYQFLDRCMPKQTFANLSAKVILNQIVLGPCVIAVIFAWNNLWLGKLSELPSKYQNDALPTLLYGFKFWIPVSIVNFGMIPLSARVAFMSSCSIFWNFYLSTTMSK
- the LOC133889534 gene encoding probable WRKY transcription factor 65 gives rise to the protein MDGEWGDGAAVSSPMSGGEGKVGAAGGVSGDCAGSPVSPAVAPSTSPASRGRRRSEHKRVVTVPLADMSGPRPKGVGEGNMPTDEWAWRKYGQKPIKGSPFPRAYYRCSSSKGCPARKQVERSRAEPDKVIVTYSFEHNHSSVGTRAQNLQARTPKAQPVPPDPVECVSAGSHNVAVTCAGAAIVEVHDDFRWLYDGVSITSSASPSDVKVTDEMLFGSMFFGATLGAPAPLPDEFGDVGVLFSGEGSEEDAMFAGLGELPECAMVFRRHAGDGLAMAGGMKVEQPAEGTAMS